Within the Gossypium raimondii isolate GPD5lz chromosome 12, ASM2569854v1, whole genome shotgun sequence genome, the region CCAATCTCACAATCTTGCCAGCGGACAAGTTAAATTTACCTGAGCTTTGACGAAGCCTCATGAAGATGCCAATCACTTCACAAAATAGGGCCTAACATGCCAATCACTTTACAAAGAAGTCTTTTGttacttaaaatataatctaatccAACCAACAAATTCGCCATCAAAAGAAGTGAAGTTCCTGTTTTTTTCTTCAACCATGATTTTCCACCACACAAATTTCATTCATTACATCTGCACATGCCAGCCTTAAGTGGTTCTTAAAGCTACTAATTAAAGTCATTTAAGACAGATTTTCTTTCTATAAAGATGGTTCAACGCTGAAGAGCCAAAGTATATCCAAGTTAAAACCAATGGCAGACAGTAACTGTGTTGCCATCGTCATTGGGGTTACCGGGCTTGTTGGAAGAGAGCTAACCAAAAGGCTCATCTCAAAATCCAAGTGGAAGATCTATGGTGTAGCTCGACAACCTGAAATAATACCCATCAAAAGTTCTAGCTACCATTTCATACCCTGTGACCTGTTAGATCCATTTGAAACCAAGCAGAAGCTATCAATACTGCATGATGTGACTCATGTTTTTTGGGTCACTTGGGCTTCCCAGCATCCATTGGATACTGCTGAGTGTTGTGAGGAAAACAAGGCAATGTTGTCCAATGTCTTGAGTGCCATCCTCCCCATAGCAAAGGGGATGAAGCATTTTGTCCTTCAAACAGGGATGAGTCATTATGTACCCGTGGCTGTGAATGGGAAAACAACCCATTTGTTCGATGAAGAATGGCCAAGACCGAAAGTGAGCTCCAACTTTTACTACGTCCTTGAAGATACCCTCCATGAGAGATTGGATGGTAAGGTGGGTTGGACTGTGCATAGGCCTGGCTTGTTAATGGGTAGTTCTAATAGGACTTTGTTTAATTTCATAGGGAGTTTATGTGTTTATGGTACTGTTTGTAAGCATTTGAACCTCCCTTTTGTGTTTGGAGGGACAAGTGAGTGTTGGGAAGAGAGTTATATAGACGGCTCCGATGCCAGACTCGTCGCCGAACAACAAATTTGGGCAGCCACCAGGAATGGCGATGGAGTGTCTTCCAACGGCGAGGCGTTCAATGCAATCAACGGTTCGAGTTTCAGTTGGAAGGAGATATGGCCAATATTGGGAAAGAAATTTGGAGTTAGAGTGCCTAAAGAGACGTGTATGGAGGAATTTTGGTATACGAGGGCCATGGGAGACAAGAAAAGGGTATGGGAAGAAATAGTGGAGAAGGAAAGGTTGGTGGAGACGAAGATGGAAGAGTTGGCAAATTGGCAATTCATGGACATCTTGTTTAGGTTCCGAGCCAAACTGTTGGGGTCCAGAGCTAAAGTTGATGGGCTGAGTTTTACAATGAGATGCAACACACTTGATTCAATCTTGTATTGGATTGATGTCATGAGACATGAAAACTTCATTCCCTAAgcattttctttacaaaaataaattaaagaaaatatgagttATGGAAGCAAGCAACCGTTTCTTGATTATCAATGTTCTGATACATGAAGTCATACTTTAATGCCTccaaatatcttttattttctatcatattattaaataattataaatttaaaaaaattataatttaataaattttatgataattatatacttaaaaataattataatttaatcgattgagtcttagttcgattgaCATAGGTATTGTTGTCGTGAGTTCAAGTGCGTTGAAGCGCATGACccttctatttatgggttggagaggcattatgggtagttctaggcattatgttaaaaagaacatatatgatcgcaacttataatgagattattcaaaaaatatataatttaatttataattattagttaaaaaagttgtgctaattttaaaatagaattattacttgaataaaactctaagtataaaatataataaaaaaatatgataattataattataattttaaattaaaattattagttaaaaattagttCACATAAAAAAGTTGtactaattttattgatgtaaaatagagttattactcaaataaaaatctcaacatattaattatcacttaattaatattagagttaTATACCAATTATTTAAGCTCAACTTTATAAATACCGTCGACATATATATTTACGAAAAAATTATCGATAAAAAATAAGAGGTTGTTATCATTTATAAGttagaattatatataaaaacaatggTTTTTCGAATAAGCAATATTGAatcatattcaaattataatggtactaaaaaatagaaaattgttttaattattaatgagGTAATAATATTatggtttttttaataattatgttGTATATTAGTTATAATTGGATCTATCTGTTATTATTTTGGTATATGCGGAAAATATTTCAtgaacttatttaaaaaaataaattttaatcattattattaatatagttGAAATCACTTGTAACGCacgtaaaaagaaaaaatctaagATAAAAAGTTACACCAGTTGAATCTAAACTTGTAAAAAGAATTAATGAAAAGattgttaatttattcaaatttgatgacAAATATCGAATAAGAAGCTGCAATGAGTAtgtagacaaaaaaaaaaaaacacccctTGACTTGTTGTATGATAGGGTGCTCCAGACGGGTGaagtcaaattttttataagtagaaattaaattataaattttatgataataaaaatataattttaccgctttaatagcctatatctttataagttttaaaagattaaatcaaaattttatattttagggatggttaaagtgtaattttacttttactaatttaaaattttaaaattttaaaaacttaaataaattttttattattttagaggtcCCTGAGAAAACATATCATTTTAGTATCTATTTTTGCTCTTCTATTATCATTTCTTCTATCCCATTCCCATTACCTTATTTTACATTTCTCTTACAAAATTCTCATTAACAGATCAAATAATTTCATGCGTAAAAAGTCTAGAAGgctaaaaaactataaaatttctaaaactaattataaaaacattgaaatttcttatcaaCCGATCAAATAATGTCACACATAAATTTGGCtctcaatatttacaatttttggtcaatttggccattattctttttaagttaaatttggttattaacttttaaaaagattcaattcattttttaaatgaaaataccgactaaaaattaatttttagtgatgttGACATGGGTGTGGCAGTCcacatatattcaaaattataaaatattcaaaaaattaaaagttaataaaatttaaaaaattaacatgaagTATATGTGAATTATCATGAAATgctatgtttaaaaaatatattcgtGTATCTTTCATCATATCTAGTTTACCAAGTTTGGTTTTGTCAATGGTCAATTTTGTTATTAGGGAgcaaagttttcatttaagttattgaactattcaaaagtttttatttaagccattaggctattaagtttttctttttaaagttttgcCAACAAGCTCCAAGTGATGATTTGACGATTGGTACAGTGGATCAATACCTATCGATGAgtagaaaaacatattttagaTCAAAGTAAATCTAACGGTTAGTGTTGGagattggagaaaaaaattgtttgaattttagtttacaGATTCATGACATCTAAAgatatttcatgaaataaaaattgaattgtagagAAAAGGGgaaatataacttttgattggTGCAGACAGTACAAACATAGAAAACTATATAGTATCGATTTTAACAGCTaagtaacttaaatgaaaacttttgaatactTCAATTTccaaattgttattttttttagttaagtaaccaaaatgaaaatttacccataatttagttactaatgatgtagtttacccttttctAATAGAGTCAATGTATTGGGGTAAACATTGTAATGGAAGTGAAGTTTATATCCTCAACTGTTGTGCAAAATTCTTTTTAAGTTCCAAGCTGAGAAAACCGGGAAATTTTAGGGGGAAATTTTTGCATTAAgcctaaataaatttcaaaattgtattCACTATCACTTATTTAACATGAATCAAACTCCCTTCATTTAGAAGGGGCATAATATTTGAATGGAATCAATCATTCTCTAACAAGAAAGACAAGAAGTTGTTTAATATACAGCCCTGCAAATTACGGGCATATatcattttacaataaaatcCGATAGAAATTTGAAAGTACACATTGTTGTTTGTCTTGTAAGTATACAATTGAGTCCAAACTGCAACACCAAGCTATTTGATGTCTAATGTTGTCAAGATAATAACCAACTATTCCAGGCTCGCCTCGACTGCTGAAGCTCAAGCTTGACCATTTTCCATTCCTTTCAGAAGAAAAAAACGGAGTTAATTAAATCATCAATCGAGTTAGCGAATAAGAAATAAGCGAAACTTGATTAAATCATCAATCGAGTTAGCGAATAAGAAATAAGCGAAACTTGTAATGTTTTACATGTTTCATTAAATATCACATATGCATGACCTTCAGCCAAAGTAGGATACATACAGGCTCGGTGCAACTTGCCTAGAGCTTAACACTAACtgaattgaatttgagtttatttttcaAGCAAAACATGATTAGCTTATGACTATGAGTATATGTGTCTTAAATTTGCTGTAGACTCTACCTCACCAGAACTTTGAATGCAAAGGAGTTATAGATCAACACCCTCATCAAGGCCTTTGGAACCAATCATCACATTCGAGTCAAGTTGCTTGTCAAACTTCTTTTTCCTCCTTGCTTCAAATTCTTCGAATCCATCCAtctatatatgcatatgttttgGTTAATTAAAGCATATAAAGCTTATGAGATCTTTCTGGAATATTTGAATCAATTCAAGGAGAATGGAGAAGCTTACTTGTTGAAACTGAGACATCGAAATGGGGTTGTCATGAAGTGAGAAATTCTGGAGAGCTTTACAGTCTTTCAATATATTAGGAGGTATCTGTCAACCAAGAGATATCAGAGTACAAATAGAAACAAACTACAAAATATTGTCTTTAAACaatgttttattatatgttactcAGACTTAGGTGCAGGTGTTGGATATAAGTATGTGCCCAACATGGGAAGAATCGGGTTTTTCCAAggtttttcatgtatttggaggatcaTTGGATATCATATTCCCAAACCTTGTGCCAAACATTGGTAtgatagtttttatatatacatatatggaGGATC harbors:
- the LOC105764694 gene encoding (S)-8-oxocitronellyl enol synthase CYC2: MADSNCVAIVIGVTGLVGRELTKRLISKSKWKIYGVARQPEIIPIKSSSYHFIPCDLLDPFETKQKLSILHDVTHVFWVTWASQHPLDTAECCEENKAMLSNVLSAILPIAKGMKHFVLQTGMSHYVPVAVNGKTTHLFDEEWPRPKVSSNFYYVLEDTLHERLDGKVGWTVHRPGLLMGSSNRTLFNFIGSLCVYGTVCKHLNLPFVFGGTSECWEESYIDGSDARLVAEQQIWAATRNGDGVSSNGEAFNAINGSSFSWKEIWPILGKKFGVRVPKETCMEEFWYTRAMGDKKRVWEEIVEKERLVETKMEELANWQFMDILFRFRAKLLGSRAKVDGLSFTMRCNTLDSILYWIDVMRHENFIP